A single region of the Brassica rapa cultivar Chiifu-401-42 chromosome A03, CAAS_Brap_v3.01, whole genome shotgun sequence genome encodes:
- the LOC103856328 gene encoding uncharacterized protein LOC103856328: protein MDLTINAVTETWIKDTSSPKFWTTCPFCSVCYRLHRSFVSKQTRCRCCNKDFTARETPLQGLSSKDSTPKRILSQMLRETHQYHPVAPSSSGPSFWTTCRNCGCRHRFLRVYLDKWFVCPSCKEETIAMEVLSSSGEVRFSKWFQEFRSMCKNEAASVSGNKSSPGEKRKREEEVAALSQNHSKPEGAVDKNRRGFNGNGDEASSSGNAKVDNNFGLRDSSSGGGVQPKIAGLKFNDFGKLREEVNFAVGQVWALYDTTDKVPRQYALIRKVSVPSFGLRITYLEPDPDDEEEIQWFEEDLPVSAGQFRLGKNENTKDRSLFSHVIHCNEGGSNSGHFTVSPRKGETWALFKNWDINWSSEPDSHRRYEYEFVEILSDYTDGAGVYAAILHKAKGFASVFFPMGTGDADKFYILPHSLYRFYHRIPSFKLTGVDVKGLPKYAYELDQAALPATIEEVTVPSHLLAEFAPPKPEALCFPINGKVFKTGQIWSYIGSNDNMPRDYCRIHKISVTQTFEQAPVYKIVSYRLKAKRLPEEGIIPWEDKKLHVSCGTFLVTKVFAALAPNNFSHLMVPQASMEGNEYTYTILPKVGQVWAIYRFWNGFLEETYEDYVVVEVLDDALDYKVLALEPALQFIEEKEGMRVFGAAESRPRDYDDGDEVMFTIPKLKVLRFSHQIGASRVTKEIDGELKELFELDTAAVPVL from the coding sequence ATGGATCTCACCATTAATGCCGTTACAGAGACTTGGATCAAAGACACTTCCTCACCAAAGTTTTGGACCACGTGTCCATTCTGTTCCGTGTGTTACAGATTACATAGAAGCTTTGTCAGCAAACAGACAAGATGTCGATGTTGTAACAAGGACTTCACCGCGCGTGAGACCCCTCTTCAAGGCCTTTCGTCTAAAGACAGTACACCTAAAAGGATACTGAGTCAGATGCTCCGTGAAACACATCAGTACCATCCGGTTGCTCCTTCCAGTTCCGGTCCAAGCTTTTGGACCACGTGTCGAAACTGTGGGTGTAGACATCGTTTTCTTAGAGTGTATTTAGACAAGTGGTTCGTTTGTCCGAGTTGCAAGGAGGAGACCATTGCAATGGAAGTACTTTCAAGTTCAGGTGAGGTTCGGTTCAGCAAATGGTTCCAAGAGTTTAGATCCATGTGTAAGAATGAGGCTGCGTCTGTCTCTGGAAACAAAAGCTCTCCTGGTGAGAAGAGAAAGAGGGAAGAAGAGGTTGCTGCTTTATCTCAAAATCACAGCAAGCCTGAAGGTGCTGTAGATAAAAACAGAAGAGGATTCAATGGTAATGGAGATGAAGCGTCAAGCTCTGGGAATGCTAAGGTGGATAACAACTTTGGTTTACGTGATTCAAGTTCAGGAGGTGGTGTACAACCAAAGATTGCTGGTCTGAAGTTTAACGATTTTGGTAAGCTGAGGGAAGAAGTAAACTTTGCAGTTGGCCAGGTTTGGGCTCTCTATGACACAACAGATAAGGTTCCTAGACAGTATGCTCTCATCAGGAAAGTTTCAGTTCCTTCTTTCGGGCTTAGGATCACATATCTAGAGCCAGATCCTGATGATGAGGAAGAGATCCAGTGGTTTGAAGAAGACTTGCCTGTTTCTGCTGGTCAATTCCGGCTTGGGAAGAATGAGAACACAAAAGACCGTTCACTATTCTCACATGTTATCCACTGCAACGAAGGAGGAAGCAACTCTGGTCATTTCACTGTTTCCCCAAGGAAAGGAGAGACCTGGGCTCTATTCAAGAACTGGGATATTAACTGGTCTTCAGAACCTGATTCTCACCGCAGATATGAGTATGAGTTTGTTGAGATCTTGTCAGATTACACTGATGGAGCTGGTGTATATGCTGCTATCTTGCATAAAGCAAAAGGCTTTGCAAGTGTCTTCTTCCCAATGGGAACTGGTGATGCAGACAAGTTTTACATTTTACCTCACAGTTTGTACCGATTCTACCATAGGATCCCTTCCTTCAAACTGACTGGAGTTGACGTCAAAGGTCTGCCAAAGTATGCTTACGAGCTGGACCAAGCTGCGTTACCTGCAACAATCGAAGAGGTAACCGTCCCTTCACATCTATTAGCAGAGTTTGCACCTCCAAAGCCAGAAGCTCTCTGCTTTCCTATAAACGGAAAGGTTTTTAAAACTGGCCAAATCTGGTCATACATCGGAAGCAATGACAACATGCCTCGAGACTACTGTAGGATCCATAAGATCAGTGTGACTCAAACATTTGAGCAGGCTCCAGTTTACAAAATAGTCTCCTACCGGTTAAAGGCTAAGCGTTTACCTGAGGAAGGCATCATCCCTTGGGAGGACAAGAAACTGCATGTTAGTTGTGGAACTTTCTTGGTGACTAAAGTTTTTGCAGCGCTCGCTCCGAATAACTTTTCACATCTGATGGTGCCTCAAGCCTCCATGGAAGGAAATGAATATACGTATACCATTCTGCCTAAGGTTGGCCAAGTGTGGGCGATATACAGATTCTGGAATGGTTTCCTTGAAGAAACCTATGAGGACTACGTCGTTGTGGAAGTTCTTGATGATGCCTTGGACTATAAGGTTTTAGCGCTGGAGCCTGCGTTGCAGTTTATTGAAGAGAAAGAGGGAATGAGAGTTTTTGGAGCAGCTGAGAGTAGGCCACGTGATTATGATGATGGGGATGAGGTGATGTTTACAATCCCAAAGTTGAAAGTGCTGAGATTCTCTCATCAGATTGGTGCTTCCCGGGTAACTAAGGAGATAGATGGAGAGTTGAAAGAGCTTTTTGAGCTTGATACTGCAGCAGTACCTGTATTGTGA
- the LOC103856329 gene encoding serine/threonine-protein kinase RUNKEL, with the protein MNQYHIYEAIGHGKCSTVYKGRKKKTIEYFACKSVDKSRKSKVLQEVRILHSLNHPNVLKFYAWYETSAHMWLVLEYCVGGDLRTLLQQDCKLPEDSVYGLAYDLVIALLFLHSKGITYCDLKPSNILLDENGHIKLCDFGLARKLDDITKSPSTGKRGTPYYMAPELYEDGGVHSFASDLWALGCVLYECYTGKPPFVAREFTQLVKSIHSDPTPPLPGNASRSFANLIESLLIKDPAQRIQWADLCGHAFWKSKINSVQLPPQPAFDNMIGIYTKPCLSEHNGDRPCKTPQKSREKDPKGGSKHKENSTQDSRGHETPQKGTPVGLKTQTKFPSKATEEKHGGRPGAKRQVNILRLSRIAKANLQKENEKENYRRPLPNSNENCAEVKIDNTDMELDFDEHNDEDGPDESEGNENTSRAQDERVLSQNESHRRQGVRSKNVPDENSSANGTPTSGEARGCHEEQSEPIEVSAALLSASPQVKTHRGRDVSGINVHHDSSKSPYSLSDVLWHLSDLSVRPVMPSRKSDKEAVPSLSFEAPQPSDFGKMRKQELEPLNNRIITVLSGSSAGISEKQNLIRYLETLSTNADAANILTNGPIMLVLVKVLRLSKTPAFRVQIASLIGLLIRHSTAIEDELANSGILDSLTNGLRDKHEKVRRFSMAALGELLFYISTQNEHKDSKPTESPSKETRSTSGWQVSSALISLVSSMLRKGEDDLTQLYALRTIENFCSQGGYWASRFSSQDVISNLCYIYRAAGKQESIRQTAGSCLVRLARFNPPCIQTVVEKLSLKEIASSFVKGSAREQQTCLNLLNMAMIGSHTFPSFGRHLVTLTEEKNLFPSLLSIIEQGTEVLRGKAVLFVALLCKNSRRWLTNFLCNTRFLPVVDRLAKEKDSYVQQCLEAFVNVIASIIPGLLDTITSDIQQLMTGKRHAPVSPLNGRAAPKTNLHLFPVVLHLLGSSSFKNKMVTQQILRQLANLTKLVEASFQGRDDFRITLLQVLECIAEEAPLVTQNAEIIIREVLPSLAAIYNGNKDGDARFLCLKIWFDSMTILLTECTQLEQQTSEDLKSVSNSHFLPLYPALLQDEDPIPAYARKLLLMLVEFDYIKISSILHQNTVSQCFEFLLGDLSSANVNNVKLCLALASAPEMETKLLSQLRVVRRIGNLLEFVNAKDMEDFLEPTLSLCRAFLLRSLGNKKGLRSNYTKEPTLLSEASFTFEVDPQECVRDIADFGSNIGLFLDLAASDDTSIAVADIASECVVLLLKAASREAAMGFLTNLPKITPILDSWRRRKSTETQVLVLTRILHCLGYACKQYLSHAMILSIPGYDIYKINAIVSEIKNSDVAGLNSVASLVAVELQRLPR; encoded by the exons ATGAATCAGTACCACATTTACGAAGCTATTGGGCATGGCAAATGCTCG ACTGTGTACaaaggaaggaagaagaagacgatcgAGTATTTCGCCTGCAAGAGTGTCGACAAGTCGCGCAAGAGCAAAGTTCTTCAAGAG GTCAGGATCCTTCACTCGTTAAATCATCCAAATGTACTCAAGTTCTATGCGTG GTACGAAACTTCTGCTCACATGTGGTTAGTTCTCGAATACTGCGTTGGGGGTGATCTCAGGACCTTATTGCAGCAG GACTGTAAGCTGCCAGAAGACTCAGTCTATGGTCTTGCCTATGATCTTGTTATAGCCTTGCT GTTCTTACATTCGAAAGGAATAACATATTGTGATCTGAAACCATCAAACATCTTACTTGATGAAAATGGACATATCAAG CTATGTGATTTTGGGTTGGCAAGGAAGCTAGATGATATTACTAAATCTCCATCCACG GGAAAACGTGGAACTCCGTATTATATGGCTCCAGAACTATATGAAGATGGAGGAGTCCATTCTTTTGCTTCTGACCTATGGGCACTTGGCTGTGTGTTATATGAATGTTACACAGGGAAACCTCCTTTTGTGGCAAGAGAGTTCACCCAGCTTGTGAAATCTATTCATTCAGATCCAACTCCTCCACTCCCTGGAAATGCAAGCCGTTCATTTGCCAATCTCATTGAGTCTCTTCTTATCAAAGACCCAGCGCAAAGAATACAGTGGGCAGATCTCTGCGGTCATGCATTTTGGAAGAGTAAGATAAATTCAGTACAGTTGCCTCCTCAGCCTGCTTTTGATAATATGATTGGCATATACACAAAGCCATGTCTTTCCGAGCATAACGGAGACAGACCATGCAAGACCCCTCAAAAGTCTCGAGAGAAAGATCCAAAAGGTGGTTCGAAGCACAAGGAGAACTCCACTCAAGATTCAAGGGGCCATGAGACGCCACAAAAGGGTACTCCTGTTGGTTTAAAAACTCAAACAAAGTTTCCTAGTAAGGCAACTGAGGAAAAACATGGTGGTCGTCCGGGTGCTAAACGACAGGTGAATATTCTAAGATTGTCAAGGATAGCAAAGGCAAATCTCCAAAAGGAAAATGAGAAGGAAAACTACAGGAGACCCTTACCTAATAGCAACGAGAACTGTGCTGAAGTGAAGATCGATAACACTGATATGGAACTTGATTTTGATGAACACAATGATGAGGATGGTCCAGATGAATCAGAAGGAAATGAGAACACCTCTCGTGCACAAGATGAAAGAGTTTTGAGTCAAAATGAGAGTCACAGAAGGCAAGGAGTTAGGAGTAAAAATGTGCCTGATGAGAACTCGTCTGCAAATGGAACCCCAACCTCGGGTGAAGCCAGAGGTTGCCATGAAGAGCAGTCAGAACCTATTGAAGTGTCAGCTGCGCTACTTAGTGCTAGTCCTCAAGTCAAAACTCATAGAGGAAGAGATGTTTCTGGGATTAATGTTCACCACGACTCGTCTAAATCACCTTATAGCCTCAGTGACGTCCTTTGGCATTTGTCTGATCTTTCTGTTAGACCCGTCATGCCCAGCAGAAAAtctgacaaagaagctgtgcctTCTCTCTCATTCGAAGCACCACAGCCTTCTGATTTTGGTAAGATGAGAAAGCAAGAACTTGAACCGCTTAACAATAGAATCATAACGGTTCTAAGTGGGAGTAGTGCTGGCATCTCAGAGAAACAGAATTTGATCAGATACCTTGAGACATTGAGTACCAATGCTGATGCAGCCAACATATTGACCAACGGGCCAATAATGCTTGTGCTAGTTAAAGTTCTGCGATTATCCAAGACCCCAGCGTTTCGTGTCCAAATTGCTTCACTAATTGGTTTGTTAATTCGGCATTCTACTGCTATTGAAGATGAGTTGGCAAATTCTGGTATTTTAGACTCTCTTACCAATGGCCTCAGAGACAAGCATGAAAAAGTGAGAAGGTTCTCTATGGCAGCCCTAGGTGAATTGCTATTCTACATCTCAACTCAAAATGAGCATAAGGATTCCAAACCAACAGAATCCCCATCCAAAGAAACCAGGTCTACATCGGGTTGGCAG GTTTCAAGTGCCTTGATCTCTCTTGTATCATCTATGTTACGCAAAGGAGAAGATGACCTGACTCAACTCTACGCGTTGAGGACAATAGAAAACTTCTGCAGTCAAGGAGGTTATTGGGCCAGTCGTTTCTCCAGCCAAGATGTGATAAGCAACCTCTGCTATATTTACAGGGCAGCTGGGAAACAGGAGAGCATAAGACAGACTGCTGGATCATGTTTGGTCCGTCTTGCTCGTTTTAACCCTCCTTGCATTCAGACGGTTGTAGAAAAGCTTTCATTAAAGGAAATAGCTTCATCTTTCGTCAAAGGCAGCGCAAGAGAGCAGCAAACTTGCTTAAATCTTCTGAATATGGCTATGATTGGAAGTCACACGTTCCCAAGCTTTGGAAGGCATCTTGTAACATTGACAGAGGAGAAAAATCTTTTCCCTAGTTTGCTTTCCATCATAGAGCAAGGAACTGAAGTTCTGAGGGGAAAAGCTGTTCTCTTCGTTGCACTTCTGTGCAAAAACAGTAGGCGGTGGCTAACAAATTTCTTATGCAATACAAGATTTCTTCCCGTGGTGGACAGATTAGCCAAAGAAAAAGACAGTTATGTGCAACAATGTCTTGAGGCATTCGTGAATGTCATTGCCTCCATAATACCGGGTTTGCTGGATACAATAACCAGTGATATCCAGCAGCTAATGACAGGAAAACGCCATGCACCTGTTTCTCCCCTTAATGGTCGAGCTGCCCCAAAGACTAATCTACACTTGTTCCCTgtggttcttcatcttcttggaagCTCTTCGTTTAAGAACAAAATGGTAACCCAACAAATCCTGCGCCAGCTTGCAAATCTTACAAAACTTGTGGAAGCCTCATTTCAG GGAAGAGATGACTTCCGTATAACCCTTCTTCAAGTTCTAGAATGCATAGCAGAAGAAGCTCCTCTGGTTACACAAAATGCTGAGATTATTATCCGTGAGGTTCTCCCATCTCTGGCTGCAATTTACAATGGAAACAAAGACGGGGATGCTCGGTTTCTCTGTTTGAAGATCTGGTTCGACTCAATGACAATTCTCTTAACCGAGTGCACACAATTGGAGCAACAAACCTCTGAGGATTTGAAATCAGTATCCAACTCTCATTTCCTCCCACTCTACCCTGCACTGCTCCAAGACGAAGATCCAATCCCAGCTTACGCACGAAAGCTACTTCTCATGCTAGTTGAGTTTGACTACATTAAAATCTCCAGCATTTTGCATCAGAATACAGTTTCACAATGCTTTGAGTTTCTTCTCGGAGACTTGTCAAGCGCGAATGTAAACAACGTCAAGCTCTGTCTCGCCTTGGCCTCAGCTCCAGAGATGGAAACTAAACTACTTTCTCAGCTCAGAGTAGTGAGGAGAATCGGGAATCTGCTAGAGTTCGTGAATGCCAAAGACATGGAAGATTTCCTTGAGCCTACTTTAAGTCTCTGCAGAGCTTTCTTGTTACGGTCACTTGGGAACAAGAAAGGTCTCCGCTCAAACTACACGAAAGAGCCAACGCTATTATCAGAGGCATCTTTCACATTCGAGGTCGATCCACAAGAATGTGTAAGAGACATTGCAGACTTCGGTAGCAACATCGGCTTGTTCTTGGACCTCGCGGCCTCAGATGACACGAGCATCGCAGTAGCAGATATTGCCTCTGAATGCGTCGTGTTGCTACTTAAAGCTGCTTCGAGAGAAGCCGCCATGGGGTTTTTAACCAATCTTCCTAAGATCACACCGATCCTCGACTCGTGGCGCAGGAGGAAGAGCACGGAGACACAAGTGTTGGTATTGACGAGAATCTTGCATTGTTTGGGTTATGCGTGCAAGCAGTATCTATCGCATGCCATGATTTTGTCGATACCAGGATATGATATCTATAAGATCAACGCCATTGTCTCTGAGATCAAGAACTCAGACGTCGCGGGTCTTAACAGCGTCGCTTCGCTAGTTGCTGTGGAGTTGCAGAGGTTGCCTCGTTAA